The genomic region CCCATTATTGTATCGGTGCCTCTAATTCAGTACTGATTCTGGCCTGTCTTCTCATTTAAGGCGATCGCCCATTCCCCTAGAGCAACTCACACATCCCCAGAAGCGATTAGGTTTTCTCCGTGAATGTCATCGCTCTATGTCATAATCTTTAACAGAGTTTTAATCTTAGCGTGAGCAGTTCTAAATCATGGGCACTGATACACCTGAGCCAAATTCTGTAGAGTCCTCCAATGTTGATGCGGCAATTGCTTCAACGGAGCCTGAGGTCTTAACCCCTGAGCAGATGGATCGGTACGAGTGCCGCGCTTGTGGCTATGTGTACGAACCAACACGGGGGGATGGCCGCAGCATCGAAGCAGGCGTTCCATTTACCGAACTGCCGATTACGTGGCGATGCCCGGTTTGTGGCGCAAAGGCCAGTGCCTTTAGCAATGTCGGCCCGTTGGGGAATCCATCCGGATTTAAGGAAAATCTTCGCTATGGCTTTGGGGTCAATTCCCTGACGCCAGGTCAAAAGAATATTCTCATTTTTGGCAGTCTTGCGCTAGGAATTTTGTTCTTCCTAAGTCTGTACGGGTTGAAGTAGATCAGGATAGGGGTGACTGCTTTAGGCATAGGTTGCATTTCCAGCAGTCGATGATTGTCTTTAGCGCCTTTGAATGTCTATTCGGTACCGCTATTTGTGAGTGTTTATACGTTTGTGAAATCATTCAGTCTGATGAAATCTATCCTTAATTCACTGAAAGCGTTTGTTGTGGTTGCGGTTGTGGTGCTGTTTTGCACGGGCTGTGCGAACGCCTATCTCCCCCCAGTGGCTTCCAGTCCCTGGGAAGTGATTTCGCTACCGAATGAGGTTACACCGTTGGATATCGCTTTCACCAGCGATGCTAATCATGGCTGGCTGGTTGGGAAGCAGTCCAGCCTAATGGAAACGACAGACGGGGGCAAAACCTGGGAACCCCGCACGCTGGACTTAGGTACCCAGATCTACAATTTTTCCTCGATCAGCTTCTTTGGAAACGAGGGATGGGTCGTGGGTGAGCCGACCATCATGCTGCACACCACCGATGGCGGCAAAACTTGGTCACAGGTTCCTCTAAGTGAGCAATTACCAGGAACAACGCGCACTGTGGTGGCGCTCGGTAAAGACGCGGCTGAATTAACCACCGATGTAGGCGCGATCTACCAAACTAAGGATGGAGGCCGCAATTGGCAGGCGATGGTGCAAGAGGCGGTGGGCGTTCTGCGGAATATTTCGCGATCGCCCGATGGGCACTACGTTTCTGTATCGGCTCGCGGTAACTTCTATTCCACCTGGGAACCCGGCCAAGACGCATGGCAGCCCCACAATCGCAACAGCTCTCGCCGCCTTCAAAATATGGGTTTCACCTCGGATGGTCGTCTGTGGCTATTAGCGCGGGGCGGAATTGTCCAATTTGGAAACTCGGTTATGGATTTAGAAGACTGGTCTGACGCGCAATCACCAGAGTTTTCAACCAGTTGGGGCTTACTGGACTTGGCCTATCGCACCCCTGAAGATGTGTGGGTTGCTGGGGGCAGTGGTAATCTACTGTATAGCCCTGATGGTGGAAAAACCTGGCAGAAAGATCGAACCGTTGAAAGTGTTCCTTCGAATTTTTATAAGGTAACCTTTCTAACGCCGGATCAAGGCTTTGTCCTCGGACAAGATGGGGTTATGCTTCGGTATAACCCGAATTCGAGCGCGGCATAGTTAACCCATTGGGCTACGCTTGCGCAGTTCCTGACGCTCTAAACGAAGGTTGTATCCGTCTCTAATTTTTGATGGAATACTTTACCGAGTTTTACATAATTCCGTATCATGGAACTTGAGACTTCAGTTGTGTTTATGGGAGCAGTTTAAATGGCAGGTAGTACCGGAGAACGTCCGTTTTCAGACATTATTACGAGTATCCGTTATTGGGTGATTCACAGCATTACGATTCCCGCTTTGTTTATTGCAGGATGGTTATTTGTGAGCACTGGACTCGCGTACGACGCGTTTGGCACGCCTCGTCCGAATGAGTACTTCACCCAAGAGCGTCAAGAGGTTCCCATTCTAGATACCCGCTTTGATGCAAAGCAAGAACTAGACCAAATACTCAAGTAGCAGTTTTGTAAAATCCTTCAGATATCATGACTGGAAATAATCCTAATCAACCCGTTTCCTATCCCATTTTTACCGTTCGATGGTTAGCGGTTCATACCTTGGCTGTACCCACGATTTTCTTCCTGGGTGCGATCGCCGCAATGCAGTTCATCCAGCGATAGGAGAAAGTTCCAATGGAGCGTACACCCAACCCGAATAAGCAACCCGTAGAGCTGAATCGTACATCTCTATATCTGGGTTTGCTTCTCATTTTTGTACTTGGAATTTTGTTTTCCAGCTATTTCTTCAACTAGCGAATCGACCCCTTTCGGGGTCATTTTTCTCATCAATTGCTATTGAGCGGGTAACCTGAATTAAACGATGTCCTGAGAACGGTATACCGAGCTTTCTAGGTTCCAGAGCTACGTTTAGTTAGGACTCTCTACTTAGCAGTTGTGATTCGAAAGTTTTTAATGTAGTTACAGCCATTTTAGGAGGGCGTTTAAGATGTCTAGTTCTGGAAGAATTCCGCTGTGGATTGTTGCAACCATCGCTGGACTTGGCGTATTGGGAATTCT from Synechococcales cyanobacterium T60_A2020_003 harbors:
- a CDS encoding rubredoxin — translated: MGTDTPEPNSVESSNVDAAIASTEPEVLTPEQMDRYECRACGYVYEPTRGDGRSIEAGVPFTELPITWRCPVCGAKASAFSNVGPLGNPSGFKENLRYGFGVNSLTPGQKNILIFGSLALGILFFLSLYGLK
- a CDS encoding photosynthesis system II assembly factor Ycf48, with product MKSILNSLKAFVVVAVVVLFCTGCANAYLPPVASSPWEVISLPNEVTPLDIAFTSDANHGWLVGKQSSLMETTDGGKTWEPRTLDLGTQIYNFSSISFFGNEGWVVGEPTIMLHTTDGGKTWSQVPLSEQLPGTTRTVVALGKDAAELTTDVGAIYQTKDGGRNWQAMVQEAVGVLRNISRSPDGHYVSVSARGNFYSTWEPGQDAWQPHNRNSSRRLQNMGFTSDGRLWLLARGGIVQFGNSVMDLEDWSDAQSPEFSTSWGLLDLAYRTPEDVWVAGGSGNLLYSPDGGKTWQKDRTVESVPSNFYKVTFLTPDQGFVLGQDGVMLRYNPNSSAA
- the psbE gene encoding cytochrome b559 subunit alpha: MAGSTGERPFSDIITSIRYWVIHSITIPALFIAGWLFVSTGLAYDAFGTPRPNEYFTQERQEVPILDTRFDAKQELDQILK
- a CDS encoding cytochrome b559 subunit beta produces the protein MTGNNPNQPVSYPIFTVRWLAVHTLAVPTIFFLGAIAAMQFIQR
- a CDS encoding photosystem II reaction center protein L; protein product: MERTPNPNKQPVELNRTSLYLGLLLIFVLGILFSSYFFN
- a CDS encoding photosystem II reaction center protein J; amino-acid sequence: MSSSGRIPLWIVATIAGLGVLGILGLFFYGAYAGIGSSI